A single window of Candoia aspera isolate rCanAsp1 chromosome 3, rCanAsp1.hap2, whole genome shotgun sequence DNA harbors:
- the PLK3 gene encoding serine/threonine-protein kinase PLK3, whose protein sequence is MEPACFPPSYPFSDHVMASDLYKPSLPAIAPPKSTCMEQPRSAEPTRIISDPVTGRSYSKGRLLGKGGFARCYEATDLSSNTTYAVKVIPHSRVAKPHQREKIINEIELHRDLHHKHIVKFSHHFEDSDNIYIFLEHCSRKSLAHIWKSRHTLLEPEVRYYLKQIISALKYLHLKGILHRDLKLGNFFISENMELKVGDFGLAARQEPADQKKKTICGTPNYLAPEVLVRQGHGPESDVWSLGCVMYTLLCGNPPFETSDLKETYRCIKHVVYMLPAFLSVSAKNLLTGILKRNPQERFTLEEILDHEFFTKAYTPDKLPPSSCMMTPELNPPNPAKSLLVKVTKTLFGRRKTKVKKASSEERDDISKLVSGLVKTSICRQLSHKTVEGNEGTPLNGQSPSSSPAETVAEEGSQKSISRSIRGTTASSCEVFEDCVTASAIIESAVGLLKNCLSLMPPAETNPASLACHEHFVWVSKWVDYSNKYGFGYQLSNHSIGVLFNDGTHMSLSADWKKVHYNLTNSKHFSFPTSTVPEQLQEQMGILHYFASYMEQHLMKGGDLPSIEETGQSPLLLLQWVKTNQALLMLFSNGTLQVNFYNDHTKVIFSKPDHSCLLTYINRDRNSYTYKLSSIAELGCSPELQRRLKYILKLLQQRADA, encoded by the exons ATGGAGCCCGCTTGTTTCCCCCCCTCATATCCTTTCAGCGACCACGTTATGGCCTCGGATCTGTACAAACCTTCGCTTCCTGCGATCGCGCCGCCTAAATCCACCTGTATGGAGCAGCCTAGATCGGCCGAACCCACCCGAATCATTAGCGACCCAGTCACGGGCAGATCCTACAGCAAAGGCCGCCTGCTCGGCAAG GGGGGATTTGCAAGATGCTATGAAGCGACTGACCTCTCAAGCAACACAACGTATGCAGTGAAAGTTATTCCTCACAGCAGAGTGGCTAAACCACATCAGCGTGAGAAG ATCATCAATGAAATTGAACTACACCGAGACCTGCACCACAAGCACATTGTGAAGTTCTCACATCATTTTGAAGATTCAGACAACATTTACATTTTCCTTGAGCATTGCAGTAGGAAA TCTTTGGCACATATTTGGAAGTCCCGCCATACCCTTCTGGAGCCAGAGGTTCGGTATTACCTCAAACAAATAATCTCTGCTTTGAAGTACCTGCACCTTAAGGGCATTTTGCACAGAGACCTCAAGTTGG GTAACTTTTTCATCAGTGAAAATATGGAACTGAAAGTTGGTGACTTCGGTTTGGCTGCCCGCCAGGAGCCTGCAGACCAGAAGAAAAA GACTATCTGTGGTACTCCAAATTACCTTGCTCCAGAAGTGCTAGTGCGACAAGGACATGGGCCAGAGTCAGATGTATGGTCTTTGGGCTGTGTCAT GTACACTCTGCTATGTGGAAACCCGCCTTTTGAGACTTCAGATCTCAAGGAGACCTATCGCTGCATCAAACATGTTGTATATATGCTTCCAGCTTTCCTCTCTGTATCAGCCAAGAACCTTCTCACTGGCATCTTGAAACGCAATCCGCAGGAGCGCTTCACACTGGAGGAGATCTTGGACCATGAGTTTTTCACTAAA GCCTACACACCTGATAAGCTCCCACCCAGCAGCTGCATGATGACACCTGAACTGAACCCCCCCAACCCTGCTAAGAGCCTACTGGTGAAGGTCACCAAGACACTCTTTGGAAGAAGAAAGACCAAAG tTAAGAAGGCTTCTTCTGAAGAGAGAGATGACATCTCTAAGCTAGTATCAGGCCTTGTAAAGACTTCTATCTGTAGGCAACTAAGTCACAAAACTGTGGAAGGAAATGAA gGCACTCCTCTGAATGGTCAGAGTCCTAGCTCTAGCCCTGCAGAGACTGTAGCAGAAGAGGGTTCACAGAAGTCCATCTCAAGATCCATTCGTGGGACAACAGCTAGTAGCTGTGAAG TATTTGAAGACTGTGTCACGGCATCAGCTATTATTGAATCTGCAGTTGGGCTCCTGAAGAACTGTCTCTCTCTTATGCCACCAG CTGAGacgaatccagcttccctggCTTGCCATGAACATTTTGTTTGGGTGAGCAAGTGGGTTGATTATTCCAACAAGTATGGATTTGGTTACCAGCTCTCCAACCATAGCATTGGTGTCCTCTTCAATGATGGAACTCACATGTCTCTCTCAGCTGACTGGAA GAAAGTACATTACAACCTGACAAATAGTAAACATTTCTCCTTCCCGACTTCAACAGTTCCTGAACAGCTGCAGGAACAGATGGGGATTCTGCACTATTTTGCTTCATACATGGAGCAGCATCTCATGAAG GGTGGAGACTTGCCCAGCATAGAAGAGACTGGACAGTCACCTCTGCTGCTGCTACAGTGGGTGAAGACTAATCAGGCCTTACTGATGCTCTTCAGCAATGGAACTTTACAG GTGAACTTTTACAATGATCATACCAAGGTGATCTTCAGCAAACCTGACCACTCCTGCCTCCTTACCTACATAAACCGTGACAGGAATTCCTATACTTACAAGTTGAGCAGCATTGCGGAACTGGGCTGCTCACCAGAACTTCAACGTCGGCTCAAGTATATTCTCAAACTACTGCAACAGCGAGCAGATGCTTAA
- the DYNLT4 gene encoding dynein light chain Tctex-type 4, with the protein MVDWPLATSQETSDQVMASEETDSTHPKTGSLSLRRSSQPTDMAPRPLLPLPNTEGKASFPPSRRSSIMSLLNAPFSSRRNSLAAGGRRLSIGPWMHCGRVSFSGLPLFKPIQEIRYENTYKTQPDKGCKFNSSQTQHILESVLASFFSDAKYNPANSGQLVQNLSDLIRSRVKDLTPPRYKLVCNVFLGQLANQGLHIASRSLWDVENDSFASAAFTNSSLFAVVTVHGLYYE; encoded by the coding sequence ATGGTAGATTGGCCTCTGGCAACATCCCAGGAAACTTCTGATCAGGTAATGGCTTCAGAAGAGACTGATTCCACCCACCCAAAGACAGGATCACTTTCCCTCCGCCGGAGCTCTCAGCCTACAGACATGGCACCCAGACCATTACTGCCTCTGCCGAATACTGAAGGGAAAGCTTCCTTCCCACCATCCCGGAGAAGCTCCATCATGAGCCTCCTCAATGCCCCATTTTCAAGCAGGAGAAATTCgttggctgctggaggaagacgccTGTCTATTGGGCCCTGGATGCATTGTGGTCGAGTGAGCTTTTCTGGGCTACCACTCTTTAAACCCATTCAGGAGATACGCTATGAGAACACCTACAAGACCCAGCCAGATAAAGGCTGCAAATTTAATTCCTCACAGACACAGCATATTCTCGAGTCAGTTCTGGCCAGCTTCTTCAGTGATGCCAAGTACAATCCTGCAAATAGTGGGCAGTTGGTCCAAAACCTGTCAGACCTCATCAGGAGCAGAGTCAAAGATCTAACCCCACCACGCTACAAACTTGTGTGTAATGTCTTTCTGGGCCAGCTGGCCAACCAAGGGTTGCACATTGCTAGTCGGTCCCTCTGGGATGTGGAGAATGACAGCTTTGCCTCAGCCGCTTTCACAAATTCATCGCTGTTTGCTGTGGTCACAGTACATGGACTGTATTATGAATGA